Below is a window of Agathobacter rectalis ATCC 33656 DNA.
AAAGCCCACTGTACCAGGCGAAGCTGTGCCATATCGGCCCATGTCGGTGCAAATTTGTGTATTATCCACATGGCTCCGAGCACCGGAAGACCGAGCAGCAGATAGAAAAATACGAATATTACGATTAAAACTGAACGCATATTTGACCTCTCTTTTTCATACTCTATATAAATTGTAGTTCAATATTTGATATTATATCATATCATAAGCGATATGATAAGAAAGAGAGGAAAAAATGTCAGAAAAATTGAGAAAAATTCTGGTGATGGCTGCAGGTGTGCTTGTGATATCGGCAGCGACAGTGATATCGGGCTGCCGCGCAAATATTTCAGGCACGGAGAGTGACAGGATGGTTGAGTACACGGTGATCTGCGGGGATGAAATCCCGGAGGAGTTTAAAAAGCAGATAAATGAAAACAAGGCAAAGGCGATGAAGCTGACGTACAAGGATGATGAATATTTATACATAGCGGAAGGCTTTGGCACAAAGGAGACAGGTGGCTACAGTATTACGGTTAACCAGTTTTATGTTAAGGATAAGGCAATGTATTTTGATACGCGTCTGATAGCCCCGGATAAGGGCGAGAAGGTCAGCAATCAGGCGAGTTATCCGTATATAGTAATAAAGACGGAATTGAGTGAAATGCCTGTTGTGTTTGAGTGAAAATTTCGTAAATTGTGTTAAAAGTTGCGAAAAAACTGACAATCGGTACTAATGCCCTATTGCTATCACTGCGATACTTTGCTATAGTAAAGTTACTAGATATTGTGGTGACATATTTATATATTCAAATATATTGATTGATATAATTGTTGATTAATTTGCCCTGTTTTATATTTATACAGAGATTGATTTCATATATATGACACCGTCGTTACAATACTGGTTACCATGAGGACTATAGTTATGTGCCAGTGGGCATACCCACAATAAGGAGGCTTAAAATGGAACAGACAGAAATTAGAAAAGTCAGAGCATCGATTCACCAGCAGTGTGGCAACAGGGTAAAAATCCAGCAGGATCTTGGCCGCAACAAGGTTGACATCCAGGAGGGTGTTATTCAGCAGGCATACCCAAGTGTGTTTACGGTTCTGATAGATGATGAGTTTGAGCAGAATCCGCCACAGCTCTTATCTTTCACCTACACTGATGTGATTACAAAAGATATAAGGATGCAGCTTTGCTAGTATCATGAAGTAAAGATGTTACATCTTTATTATAATGATCATGAATTTAAATATTTGCATCTGCATAAAGTTACTCCATCTTGAATATGTATTTTATATACATATTTGAAGTGGGGTATTTTTTATGGAATTAATTACACAAAAAATCAGACAATGCATAGAAAAGGTAAAGGATATGTCGCAGGTTGGCTTCGACAGGGATTATGTCATAAAGGACAACAAGCCTGATGTTTCCAAAGTGGTTTGCCAGAACGGGCAGGTAAAGATTGACGAGATAAAAGCGTCAGGCGAGAATATTTGGTTAAGTGGAAGCATTGAATTTGAAGTGCTGTATACGAGAGAAGAAGTTTTTGAAGGCGATGAGCCGGAGGAAAATATCGGCGGAAACAGAGTGGAGCATATAAAGGATGCAATACCGTTTCAGGAGAAGCTTGTGCTTCAAGGAGTATGCGAGAAGGATACGGTTCGTGTGTATACCGGGCTTGATGAGCTTACGGTTGGGGTTATCAATTCGCGAAAGCTCTCGGTCAGAGGCATTATAAGCGTGGAGCTTTATGGAGAGAGGGAAGAAAATCTTGAAGTTGCACAAAGGATTGATGACAAGGACGTGGAGCAGCTTATGGGGCAGATGAAGGTGCTTAAGCTTGACAGTGTTGTAAGGGATATTGTCAGAATTAAAAATGTCGTCACTTTGCCAAAGACCAAGCCGAATATATGCAAGCTCATATCAAGTCTTGTTGATATGAGAAATCTGGAGTATACATACGAGCGTGACCATATCACACTGACAGGCGAGTGCCATGCGTGTATAGTGTAT
It encodes the following:
- a CDS encoding Veg family protein, translating into MEQTEIRKVRASIHQQCGNRVKIQQDLGRNKVDIQEGVIQQAYPSVFTVLIDDEFEQNPPQLLSFTYTDVITKDIRMQLC
- a CDS encoding protease complex subunit PrcB family protein: MSEKLRKILVMAAGVLVISAATVISGCRANISGTESDRMVEYTVICGDEIPEEFKKQINENKAKAMKLTYKDDEYLYIAEGFGTKETGGYSITVNQFYVKDKAMYFDTRLIAPDKGEKVSNQASYPYIVIKTELSEMPVVFE